From one Pieris brassicae chromosome 5, ilPieBrab1.1, whole genome shotgun sequence genomic stretch:
- the LOC123709504 gene encoding uncharacterized protein LOC123709504, with amino-acid sequence MHVGGCLLLVTTLVWSFSFVFADGASGTRKKRHLFPLMGFLQGYKMGQNFALQLPPLVLSPVVVLPVNQQQTVHIQGNPNENFNENGSFQIITPEKLIQHCNSTDNSKDKSYNNVTIKNNVELFNNDAKEEDTFRQNIVNDTVTEPNVGKDSDNMTTTEATTISEGETTNVTNTTKPNGPYPNAIYKNDMIASLSITEPPINSIFMIPSTDNNWQNFSSNLLTTELQVESRAGEVWTNNINYSKRDFTRDTYYYYNDRKPSTDSYYRRPVNHLNQERWSTTYFGDNKPTSEFRPLAGLYYDGFLHKSPAKKTGFVPYGNTFYY; translated from the exons ATGCATGTGGGTGGGTGTTTGTTATTAGTTACAACGTTAGTTTGGAGTTTTTCATTTg TGTTTGCTGATGGTGCATCAGGAACCCGAAAAAAGCGACATTTGTTTCCACTGATGGGCTTTCTTCAAGGTTATAAAATGGGTCAAAATTTTGCTTTACAATTACCGCCTCTAGTCCTGTCACCAGTAGTTGTCCTTCCAGTCAACCAACAGCAAACTGTCCACATTCAGGGAAATCCTAACGAAAACTTCAATGAAAATGGCTCGTTTCAAATTATTACTCCAGAAAAACTCATCCAACACTGCAACTCAACAGATAATTCAAAagataaaagttataataacgtaactattaaaaataatgtggaattatttaacaatgacGCAAAAGAAGAGGATACATTTAGACAGAATATTGTTAATGATACTGTAACTGAACCAAATGTGGGAAAAGATAGTGATAATATGACTACAACGGAAGCCACAACTATTTCAGAAGGGGAAACTACTAATGTTACAAATACGACAAAACCGAATGGACCGTATCCAAatgcaatttataaaaatgatatgatAGCTTCATTATCAATTACTGAACCTCCtattaatagtatatttatgaTTCCTTCCACAGACAATAATTGGCAAAACTTTAGTTCTAATTTGCTCACCACAGAATTACAAGTTGAGAGCAGAGCGGGTGAAGTTTGgactaacaatataaattactcTAAACGCGATTTTACTAGAGACACTTATTACTACTATAATGATAGGAAACCAAGTACTGATTCTTATTACAGACGCCCAGTTAATCACCTAAATCAAGAAAGATGGAGTACTACCTACTTCGGAGATAATAAACCGACCTCCGAATTTCGACCTCTTGCTGGGTTGTATTACGACGGATTTCTTCATAAATCCCCCGCTAAGAAAACAGGATTTGTTCCATATgggaatacattttattattaa